One window from the genome of Rhodocyclaceae bacterium encodes:
- a CDS encoding tripartite tricarboxylate transporter substrate binding protein codes for MERIDSSRPQRSQRAGAGRTMATAALAGGTALLAVALPPTAAAQPAFPDRPLRLIVHVPPGGALDFTARVVGSKLTESLGQQVLVENRAGAGGIAASELVSKATPDGHTLLLSSSTSHGVAPVLYRKLPYDAFRDFTHVALVAILPALMAINADLPAKTVKEFIALAKAKPGGFLFASAGNGSGPQLMGEQFKLATGIPMTHVPYKGAAAAVTDIASGQVQVMFDSLPSLISQVKAGRLRVIAALSEKRAALFPDVQTMTEAGYPSVEGSIWTGLSGPAGMPAAVVDRLAKDSARLVAMPDVQERFAGVGGTATFLGPTAYVEFIRRENRKWAEVIRVSGAVPD; via the coding sequence ATGGAGCGAATCGATTCATCACGGCCGCAGCGCAGCCAGCGGGCGGGCGCCGGGCGCACGATGGCCACCGCGGCCCTGGCCGGCGGGACGGCACTGCTGGCCGTGGCACTGCCGCCGACCGCTGCCGCACAGCCAGCCTTCCCCGACCGCCCGCTGCGCCTGATCGTCCACGTACCCCCGGGCGGCGCGCTCGACTTCACGGCTCGCGTGGTCGGCTCGAAGCTCACGGAGTCGCTCGGGCAGCAGGTACTGGTCGAGAACCGTGCAGGCGCCGGCGGCATCGCCGCATCCGAACTGGTCTCGAAGGCAACGCCCGACGGGCACACCCTGCTGCTGTCGTCGAGCACGTCGCACGGCGTCGCACCGGTGCTCTATCGCAAGCTGCCGTACGACGCCTTCCGCGACTTCACCCACGTCGCGCTGGTCGCGATCCTGCCGGCGCTGATGGCGATCAATGCCGACCTGCCAGCGAAGACAGTGAAGGAATTCATCGCGCTCGCGAAGGCGAAGCCCGGCGGCTTCCTGTTCGCCTCGGCCGGCAACGGCAGCGGCCCGCAACTGATGGGCGAGCAGTTCAAGCTGGCCACCGGCATACCAATGACGCATGTCCCGTACAAGGGTGCGGCCGCCGCCGTGACCGACATCGCCAGCGGCCAGGTGCAGGTGATGTTCGACAGCCTGCCGTCGCTGATCAGCCAGGTGAAGGCTGGCCGGCTGCGCGTGATCGCGGCGCTGTCGGAAAAGCGCGCTGCGCTGTTCCCGGACGTGCAGACGATGACCGAGGCTGGCTACCCGAGCGTCGAAGGCAGCATCTGGACCGGGCTGTCCGGCCCGGCAGGCATGCCGGCGGCGGTCGTGGACCGCCTGGCGAAGGACAGCGCACGACTGGTCGCGATGCCAGACGTGCAGGAACGCTTCGCAGGCGTCGGTGGGACCGCGACATTCCTCGGCCCCACCGCCTATGTCGAGTTCATCCGCAGGGAGAACCGCAAATGGGCAGAGGTGATCCGGGTGTCGGGGGCGGTGCCGGACTGA
- a CDS encoding tripartite tricarboxylate transporter permease codes for MDAFDHLLNGFSVATQPVNLAYVFLGCLLGTVIGVLPGIGPAAAIALLLPITYGIEPTSSLIMLCGIYYGAMYGGSTTSILINTPGESSSVMTALDGYAMARGGRAGAALAISAIASFIAGTASVVLLSLLAVPLAGFALRFGPAEYFTLMLFAMTSVAALTGASLAKGLLSMFLGLMFATIGIDLQSGQQRFTFDMPELQDGIGFIVVVVGLFAIAEVFIGLEDLLKGRSEIVRLSGSLWLTRDEWRRSLMPIVRGTGIGFFKGVLPGAGATIATILSYSVERMLSRDKAKFGTGMIEGVAGPEAANNASTGGAMVPLLTLGVPGSGSTAVLLAAFIMYGLQPGPLLFEKRPDLVWGLIASMYIGNLVLLILNLPLVGVFVRLLYIPIGLLLPMVVSISAIGIFAVNGNIFELYLALGFGVIGYVFRKMAIPVAPLVLSLVLGGMMEQSFRQAMTISGADPGVFVRSPICIALLAASALALSIPFIAPLLRRFGRRTVAA; via the coding sequence TTGGACGCATTCGATCACCTGCTCAATGGTTTCTCGGTAGCCACCCAGCCGGTCAACCTGGCCTATGTGTTCCTGGGCTGCCTGCTCGGCACGGTCATCGGGGTGCTGCCCGGCATCGGCCCGGCTGCCGCGATCGCGCTCCTGCTGCCGATCACCTACGGCATCGAACCGACCTCTTCGCTGATCATGCTGTGCGGCATCTACTACGGCGCGATGTACGGCGGGTCGACCACATCGATCCTGATCAACACACCCGGCGAATCGTCGTCGGTGATGACCGCGCTCGACGGCTACGCGATGGCGCGCGGCGGGCGTGCAGGCGCGGCATTGGCGATCTCGGCGATCGCCTCCTTCATCGCCGGCACCGCTTCGGTGGTGCTGCTGTCGCTGCTCGCGGTGCCGCTCGCGGGCTTCGCGCTCAGGTTCGGACCTGCCGAATACTTCACGCTGATGCTGTTCGCAATGACTTCGGTGGCTGCATTGACCGGGGCTTCGCTGGCCAAGGGCCTGCTGTCGATGTTCCTCGGGCTGATGTTCGCCACCATCGGCATCGACCTGCAGAGCGGGCAGCAGCGATTCACCTTCGACATGCCCGAACTCCAGGACGGCATCGGCTTCATCGTCGTGGTGGTGGGACTGTTCGCGATCGCCGAGGTCTTCATCGGCCTGGAAGACCTGCTGAAGGGACGCTCGGAGATCGTACGGCTGTCGGGCAGCCTCTGGTTGACCCGCGACGAGTGGCGGCGGTCGCTGATGCCCATCGTGCGCGGCACCGGAATCGGATTCTTCAAGGGCGTGCTGCCGGGCGCCGGCGCGACCATCGCCACCATCCTGTCGTACAGCGTCGAGCGCATGCTCTCGCGCGACAAGGCGAAGTTCGGAACCGGCATGATCGAAGGCGTCGCCGGGCCCGAGGCGGCGAACAATGCATCGACCGGCGGCGCGATGGTCCCGCTGTTGACGCTGGGGGTACCGGGCTCCGGCTCGACCGCGGTGCTGCTGGCGGCCTTCATCATGTACGGGCTGCAGCCCGGGCCGCTGCTGTTCGAGAAGCGGCCCGATCTGGTCTGGGGGCTGATCGCCAGCATGTACATCGGCAACCTCGTGCTGCTGATACTGAACCTGCCACTGGTCGGGGTGTTCGTGCGCCTGCTCTACATACCGATCGGGCTGCTGCTGCCGATGGTGGTGTCGATCTCGGCGATCGGCATCTTCGCAGTCAACGGCAACATCTTCGAGCTATACCTGGCGCTGGGTTTCGGCGTGATCGGCTACGTGTTCCGCAAGATGGCGATCCCGGTCGCGCCGCTCGTGCTGTCGCTCGTGCTCGGTGGCATGATGGAGCAATCGTTCCGGCAGGCGATGACCATCTCCGGGGCGGACCCGGGCGTGTTCGTGCGCAGCCCGATCTGCATCGCACTGCTTGCCGCGAGCGCGCTTGCACTTTCGATACCGTTCATCGCACCGCTGCTGCGCAGGTTCGGCAGACGGACTGTCGCAGCCTGA
- a CDS encoding tripartite tricarboxylate transporter TctB family protein has protein sequence MNLPSAPAPRRLPAILMLLATLATAAAYLRATLALPHPELADPLGPQIFPILVSGGLLLCALLMVVDLWRTGDGRIPVLLEGNLPFDLHSTLMVAGITTWTGVYFFVFERVGFLLSTVVFLLGLMSVFNAGHRVTNLCTAAGFTIGAWLLFTRVLSVRLPQGILPF, from the coding sequence ATGAACCTGCCCTCCGCGCCGGCTCCACGCCGGCTGCCGGCGATCCTGATGCTGCTTGCCACGCTGGCGACTGCGGCAGCCTACCTGCGCGCGACGCTGGCGCTGCCCCACCCGGAGCTCGCCGATCCGCTCGGCCCGCAGATTTTCCCGATCCTGGTCAGCGGCGGGCTTCTCCTGTGCGCACTGCTGATGGTGGTCGACCTCTGGCGCACGGGCGATGGCCGGATACCCGTGCTGCTCGAGGGCAACCTGCCCTTCGACCTCCACTCGACGCTGATGGTCGCCGGCATCACAACCTGGACCGGGGTCTACTTCTTCGTGTTCGAACGCGTCGGGTTCCTGCTGTCCACGGTGGTCTTCCTGCTCGGGCTGATGTCGGTGTTCAACGCCGGACACAGGGTCACCAACCTCTGCACGGCAGCCGGCTTCACCATCGGCGCCTGGCTTCTGTTCACCCGTGTGCTGTCGGTGCGGTTGCCACAGGGCATCCTGCCCTTCTGA
- a CDS encoding tripartite tricarboxylate transporter substrate binding protein has protein sequence MSRHPMRAAPEALRQVPRSINRLAVLAAGALLGFALAAGPVQAQPWKPSRTVELVVLASPGGGNDKAARALQKIWADNKIVDAVVTNRVGGGGTLAYTYVSQKTGDAHYIAIAQAGILTNQLAGRTNLTYNDLTVLPYIGTEPVSLAVRTESPIKTLKDFADRLRKDPASLTISPGSTLASTNHFVVALLARAVGADPRRLRMVTFGGGAEAATNVLGGHIDAMVNASNNAVPHMQSGKMRILGISSPKRTASMPDVPTFREMGFDVIQDSWYVFLGPRAMTQPQIDFWDDVFARTMKTPEWKKFVADNGWDYGFMPSRETAAFLKKEHEEARSIMSELGALKAGQ, from the coding sequence ATGTCACGACACCCGATGCGGGCGGCACCCGAGGCGCTGCGCCAGGTACCCCGCTCGATCAACCGCCTGGCCGTGCTGGCGGCCGGCGCGCTGCTCGGTTTCGCGCTCGCTGCGGGCCCGGTGCAGGCGCAGCCCTGGAAGCCCAGCCGGACGGTCGAACTGGTGGTGCTGGCATCTCCGGGCGGCGGCAACGACAAGGCCGCACGCGCGCTGCAGAAGATCTGGGCGGACAACAAGATCGTCGATGCGGTGGTCACCAACCGGGTCGGCGGTGGCGGGACGCTGGCGTACACCTACGTCAGCCAGAAAACAGGCGATGCCCATTACATCGCCATCGCGCAGGCAGGCATCCTGACCAACCAGCTCGCAGGCCGTACCAACCTGACCTACAACGACCTGACCGTCCTGCCCTACATCGGCACCGAGCCGGTGTCGCTGGCGGTACGCACGGAATCGCCGATCAAGACGCTGAAGGATTTCGCCGATCGCCTGCGCAAGGATCCGGCATCGCTGACCATCTCGCCCGGCAGCACGCTGGCCAGCACGAACCACTTCGTGGTCGCCCTGCTCGCCCGCGCGGTCGGCGCAGACCCGCGCAGGTTGCGCATGGTCACCTTCGGCGGGGGCGCCGAGGCTGCCACCAACGTGCTCGGAGGGCATATCGACGCAATGGTCAACGCGTCGAACAACGCCGTGCCGCACATGCAGTCGGGCAAGATGCGCATCCTCGGCATTTCGTCGCCGAAACGCACGGCGAGCATGCCCGACGTGCCCACGTTCCGCGAGATGGGCTTCGACGTGATCCAGGACAGCTGGTATGTCTTCCTCGGGCCGCGCGCAATGACCCAGCCGCAGATCGATTTCTGGGACGACGTGTTCGCGCGCACGATGAAGACACCGGAGTGGAAGAAGTTCGTCGCCGACAACGGCTGGGACTACGGCTTCATGCCGTCGCGCGAAACGGCAGCCTTCCTGAAGAAAGAACATGAAGAAGCACGCAGCATCATGTCCGAGCTCGGCGCACTGAAGGCCGGCCAGTGA
- a CDS encoding ABC transporter ATP-binding protein, with product MQPVVSMSGVHKRFNEGLPNEAAVLHGIDLAVGPGEFTSLIGPSGSGKSTLLNLIGLLDRPSAGEYLLKGVPIGAASDDERTRARLDTLGFVFQFHHLLPEFSALENVMLPGLMRDGAFTRANRKSAGELLSAVGLSGAFDKRPGELSGGMQQRVAIARALALAPALVLADEPTGNLDTHSADEAFALLRRFNIERGCAFIIVTHDPRLAARCDRVIELRDGMIERDGGVTRTAVATGAS from the coding sequence ATGCAGCCCGTCGTTTCGATGTCGGGCGTGCACAAGCGCTTCAACGAGGGATTGCCGAACGAGGCCGCAGTGCTGCACGGCATCGACCTCGCGGTCGGACCGGGAGAGTTCACATCGCTGATCGGTCCGTCCGGCTCGGGCAAGAGCACGCTGCTCAACCTGATCGGCCTGCTCGATCGCCCGAGCGCGGGCGAATACCTGCTCAAGGGCGTACCGATCGGAGCTGCCAGCGACGACGAGCGCACACGCGCCCGGCTCGATACCCTCGGCTTCGTGTTCCAGTTCCACCACCTGCTGCCCGAGTTCAGCGCGCTCGAGAACGTGATGCTGCCCGGGCTGATGCGCGACGGGGCATTCACCCGGGCCAACCGCAAGAGCGCGGGCGAACTGCTGTCGGCCGTCGGCCTCTCGGGCGCATTCGACAAGCGCCCCGGCGAACTGTCGGGAGGCATGCAGCAGCGGGTGGCCATCGCCCGCGCACTGGCGCTCGCGCCCGCCCTCGTGCTCGCCGACGAACCCACCGGCAACCTGGATACGCACAGTGCGGACGAAGCCTTCGCGCTGCTGCGCCGATTCAACATCGAACGCGGCTGCGCATTCATCATCGTCACCCATGATCCGCGACTGGCGGCTCGCTGCGACCGCGTGATCGAGCTGCGCGACGGCATGATCGAGCGCGACGGAGGGGTCACGCGCACCGCGGTTGCCACCGGCGCGTCTTGA
- a CDS encoding ABC transporter permease, producing MRFEWIVAWRFLREGGLQTALIVVGAALGISFIVFITGFLGELQRDIVQRTLGVQPHLTVKPVEEIARPLRAARSPDGSPVVLADVQPRGQRLRSIDQWQATVARLRENADVRAISPLAAGPGLVTRGDSNKSLSIIGIVPEYHAAVTRLDQKLVAGTLRVDPGDVLLGRDLAEDLGVGIGDTVRLSTPSSTGDTYRVRGIFDLGAKNLNQLYAYVGLATAQALHALPGGVTSIDVTVDDLWEAERVAADLSRVTPHLVESWIRTNRQLMVALSNQTLMTRLIRLCFGLVVAIGVASVLMVAVVQKTREIGILRAMGTSRGRVLRVFLLQGAIIGLIGSLLGCAMGYGLASFMSGILTSADGTRLFNAHVDMPLYLYTTLGAILLGVVAAMLPARRAARLDPAQAIRM from the coding sequence ATGCGCTTCGAATGGATCGTCGCCTGGCGCTTCCTGCGCGAAGGCGGGCTGCAGACCGCGCTGATCGTGGTCGGCGCCGCACTGGGCATCTCGTTCATCGTGTTCATCACTGGCTTCCTCGGCGAACTGCAGCGCGACATCGTGCAGCGTACCCTGGGCGTGCAGCCACACCTGACGGTCAAGCCGGTCGAAGAAATCGCGCGGCCACTGCGCGCGGCGCGTTCGCCGGACGGATCGCCGGTCGTGCTGGCCGATGTCCAGCCGCGCGGGCAACGGCTGCGTTCGATCGATCAGTGGCAGGCCACGGTCGCACGCCTGCGCGAGAACGCCGACGTGCGTGCGATCTCGCCGCTTGCCGCCGGCCCGGGCCTGGTCACGCGCGGCGATTCGAACAAGTCCTTGAGCATCATCGGGATCGTGCCCGAGTACCATGCAGCCGTCACCCGCCTCGACCAGAAGCTCGTCGCGGGTACGCTCCGGGTCGATCCCGGCGACGTGCTGCTCGGGCGCGACCTGGCGGAAGACCTGGGGGTAGGCATCGGCGACACGGTAAGGCTGTCGACGCCGAGTTCCACCGGCGACACCTACCGGGTACGCGGCATCTTCGACCTCGGCGCGAAGAACCTGAACCAGCTCTACGCCTATGTCGGGCTGGCGACCGCGCAGGCCCTGCATGCCCTGCCCGGCGGCGTGACCAGCATCGATGTCACGGTGGATGACCTGTGGGAGGCTGAACGCGTCGCAGCCGACCTCTCTCGAGTCACCCCGCACCTGGTCGAAAGCTGGATCCGCACCAACCGACAGTTGATGGTCGCGCTGTCGAACCAGACGCTGATGACTCGGTTGATCCGCCTGTGCTTCGGGCTGGTGGTCGCGATCGGCGTGGCCAGCGTGCTGATGGTCGCCGTGGTGCAGAAGACACGCGAGATCGGCATCCTGCGGGCGATGGGCACGTCGCGCGGACGCGTGCTGCGGGTGTTCCTGCTGCAGGGCGCGATCATCGGGCTGATCGGGTCGTTGCTCGGCTGCGCGATGGGCTACGGCCTGGCCTCGTTCATGAGCGGCATCCTCACCTCGGCCGATGGCACCCGGCTGTTCAATGCCCATGTCGACATGCCCCTGTACCTGTACACCACCCTGGGCGCCATCCTGCTGGGCGTGGTCGCGGCGATGCTGCCCGCGCGGCGCGCCGCGCGCCTCGACCCTGCACAGGCGATACGGATGTGA
- a CDS encoding efflux RND transporter periplasmic adaptor subunit, which yields MSVERHGIRRLGAVAVLLVAAGAGAGWMQWRGPAVELATVEDATIVHAIVVSGRVQAPNRIEIGSVITGRVVNVRVVEGDTVAAGQPLIELDPQELRAGVAQAQAAESTARTRVDSVGELTLPQSADALAQAEAQLRFAEADLQRQRALRDKGFISDARLDDADRQVAFARNQLESARTQRRAQGAGGVAARDAAVRLREAVAARQLAEAKLAQTVIRASVPGTVLVRSVEPGDIVTSSKRLLVVASRGETRLTAQIDEKNLPYLRAGSRAIASSDAFPDERFGAELYYVSPGVDTSRGSVEARFRVASQPPYLRADMTVSIDIEVARKDKARVIPAAAVREAEGRATVQRLDHGRLVAVPVTLGIRGGSKVEVLSGLEAGNRVVLTRGLEDGSRARAR from the coding sequence ATGAGCGTCGAAAGGCACGGGATCCGCCGGCTCGGCGCAGTGGCCGTGCTGCTGGTCGCGGCTGGCGCCGGGGCCGGCTGGATGCAGTGGCGCGGCCCGGCGGTCGAGCTGGCGACGGTGGAGGACGCAACGATCGTCCATGCGATCGTGGTCAGCGGCCGCGTGCAGGCACCGAACCGGATCGAGATCGGCTCGGTGATCACCGGCCGCGTGGTGAACGTCCGCGTCGTCGAAGGCGACACGGTCGCGGCAGGCCAGCCGCTGATCGAGCTCGACCCCCAGGAACTGCGAGCCGGCGTCGCGCAGGCGCAGGCGGCAGAGTCGACCGCGCGCACGCGTGTCGACAGCGTGGGTGAACTGACCCTGCCGCAGTCGGCCGATGCGCTGGCCCAGGCCGAGGCGCAGCTGCGCTTCGCGGAAGCCGACTTGCAGCGCCAGCGTGCGCTGCGCGACAAGGGTTTCATCAGCGATGCCCGCCTGGACGACGCCGACCGGCAGGTTGCCTTCGCACGCAACCAGCTGGAATCGGCACGCACGCAGCGGCGTGCCCAGGGCGCAGGCGGGGTCGCGGCACGCGACGCGGCGGTCCGGTTGCGCGAAGCGGTGGCGGCGCGTCAACTGGCGGAGGCGAAGCTGGCGCAGACCGTGATCCGGGCCTCGGTCCCGGGCACGGTGCTGGTACGCAGCGTGGAGCCGGGCGACATCGTCACGTCCTCGAAGCGGCTGCTGGTGGTCGCCTCGCGCGGCGAGACCCGGCTTACCGCGCAGATCGACGAGAAGAACCTGCCCTACCTGCGCGCAGGCAGCCGTGCGATCGCCTCCAGCGACGCATTCCCCGACGAGCGGTTTGGCGCCGAGCTGTATTACGTGAGTCCGGGTGTGGACACCTCCCGCGGCTCGGTCGAGGCGCGCTTCCGCGTCGCGTCACAGCCACCCTACCTGCGTGCCGACATGACGGTGTCGATCGACATCGAGGTCGCGCGAAAGGACAAGGCGCGCGTGATCCCTGCCGCAGCGGTGCGCGAAGCGGAAGGCCGTGCGACCGTCCAGCGGCTGGACCACGGGCGACTGGTCGCGGTGCCGGTGACCCTCGGCATCCGCGGCGGATCGAAGGTCGAGGTGCTGTCCGGGCTGGAAGCCGGCAACAGGGTGGTGCTCACCCGCGGCCTCGAAGACGGCTCGCGGGCGCGCGCCCGGTGA
- a CDS encoding SAM-dependent methyltransferase: protein MQSTLRPLAALPEPAPEALAASRALVRRIAEAITAADGAIDFSRYMELALYEPDLGYYTGGARKFGADGDFTTAPELTPLFGHTLARTLAPVLRDPGSELIELGAGTGRLACDLLDALRELDALPAHYSILELSGELRARQREALEARHPALLPRVRWLDALPASVHGAIVANEVLDVVPVRLVHWTADGPLERCVALSRQGIDGSATAASGPSFAWVDRPIAERSLSAAIERLPIPADTDGYLSEVAPAATALAASLIERLQRGVALFIDYGFGRAEFYHPQRRQGTLMCHYRQHAHTDPFFLPGLQDITAHVDFTAIAEAAVGVGGRLAGYTTQAHFLLDAGIGGLLGRTPADQPGRYLPQAAAAQRLLSPAEMGELFKVMTIARDCDLALPGLGARDLSRLL from the coding sequence ATGCAATCCACCCTGCGTCCGCTCGCAGCCCTGCCCGAACCGGCGCCCGAAGCCCTCGCCGCCAGCCGTGCGCTCGTCCGGCGGATCGCCGAGGCGATCACCGCCGCCGACGGAGCGATCGATTTTTCGCGATACATGGAACTGGCCCTGTACGAGCCGGACCTCGGCTACTACACCGGCGGCGCGCGCAAGTTCGGCGCGGACGGCGACTTCACAACCGCCCCGGAGCTGACGCCCCTGTTCGGCCACACGCTCGCGCGCACCCTGGCACCGGTGCTGCGGGACCCCGGCAGCGAACTGATCGAACTCGGCGCCGGCACCGGCCGCCTGGCCTGCGACCTGCTCGATGCGCTGCGCGAACTGGACGCCCTGCCCGCGCACTACTCGATCCTCGAACTGAGCGGCGAACTGCGCGCCCGGCAGCGCGAAGCCCTCGAAGCACGGCATCCGGCACTGCTGCCGCGCGTGCGCTGGCTCGACGCGCTTCCAGCGTCCGTACACGGCGCGATCGTCGCCAACGAAGTACTCGACGTGGTGCCGGTACGCCTCGTGCACTGGACGGCGGACGGCCCGCTGGAGCGCTGCGTCGCGCTGTCCCGGCAGGGCATCGACGGATCGGCTACCGCAGCGTCCGGCCCGTCCTTTGCCTGGGTCGACAGGCCGATCGCCGAGCGCAGCCTGTCGGCGGCGATCGAACGACTGCCGATACCCGCCGATACCGACGGTTACCTGTCCGAAGTGGCACCGGCGGCGACCGCGCTGGCGGCCTCGCTGATCGAGCGCCTGCAGCGCGGCGTGGCCCTGTTCATCGACTACGGGTTCGGCCGTGCCGAGTTCTACCACCCGCAGCGCCGTCAGGGCACGCTGATGTGCCACTATCGGCAGCATGCCCACACCGATCCGTTCTTCCTGCCCGGCCTGCAGGACATCACCGCCCATGTGGATTTCACCGCGATCGCCGAGGCCGCCGTCGGCGTCGGTGGCCGACTTGCCGGCTACACCACCCAGGCTCATTTCCTCCTGGATGCGGGCATCGGCGGGCTTCTTGGCCGCACACCGGCCGACCAGCCGGGCCGTTACCTGCCTCAGGCGGCCGCTGCGCAACGACTGCTTTCGCCGGCCGAGATGGGCGAGTTGTTCAAGGTGATGACGATCGCACGCGACTGCGATCTCGCGCTGCCCGGGCTCGGTGCACGCGACCTGTCGCGGCTGTTGTGA
- a CDS encoding pteridine reductase, whose product MQGQVVLITGGAKRVGAAICRSLHAAGADLMVHYRSSSKEAHALQDELNAIRTDSVALARADILKPSSLPSLVNDTVERFGRLDVLINNASSFYATPVGEVTERAWDDLIGTNLKAPLFLSQAAAPHLRRSHGAIVNIVDIHAERPLKNYPVYNAAKGGLVTLTRSLARELGPEVRVNAVAPGAIMWPEDGEWQDEVARQRIISSSLLKRVGEPEDIARAVKFLVMDAPYVTGQILAVDGGRNVHI is encoded by the coding sequence GTGCAGGGACAGGTCGTGCTGATCACGGGTGGAGCCAAACGGGTGGGAGCCGCCATCTGCCGTTCGCTGCATGCCGCGGGTGCAGACCTGATGGTGCACTATCGCAGCTCCTCGAAGGAAGCACATGCGCTGCAGGACGAGCTGAATGCGATCCGTACCGATTCGGTCGCGCTCGCGCGCGCCGACATCCTGAAGCCGTCGAGCCTGCCCTCGCTGGTGAACGATACCGTCGAGCGGTTCGGCCGGCTCGACGTGCTGATCAACAACGCGTCCAGCTTCTACGCCACACCGGTCGGCGAGGTCACCGAGCGGGCATGGGACGACCTGATCGGCACGAACCTGAAGGCGCCGCTGTTCCTGTCGCAGGCAGCGGCGCCGCACCTGCGTCGCTCGCATGGTGCGATCGTCAATATCGTCGACATCCATGCCGAGCGGCCGCTGAAGAACTACCCGGTCTACAACGCGGCCAAGGGCGGGCTGGTCACGCTGACCCGGTCGCTGGCGCGCGAACTCGGCCCGGAAGTTCGGGTCAATGCGGTCGCGCCGGGGGCGATCATGTGGCCCGAAGACGGCGAATGGCAGGACGAGGTGGCGCGCCAGCGCATCATCAGTTCCAGCCTGCTCAAGCGCGTCGGCGAGCCGGAAGACATCGCGCGCGCGGTGAAGTTCCTGGTCATGGATGCGCCGTACGTCACCGGCCAGATCCTCGCGGTCGACGGCGGCCGCAATGTGCACATCTGA
- the ttcA gene encoding tRNA 2-thiocytidine(32) synthetase TtcA: MNAPDPKLLERQRREAIKLEKRLCRLAGQAIGDFGMIEAGDRVMVCLSGGKDSYGLLDILMKLRERAPIDFEIVAVNLDQRHPGFPEHVLPDYLTALGVPFRIEVQDTYSIVKRVIPEGKTMCSLCSRLRRGVLYRVASEIGATKIALGHHRDDILETFFLNLFFGGKLKSMPPKLVSDDGRHVVIRPLAYAAEDDLEAYACLRAFPIIPCDLCGSQETLQRKQVKAMLREWDKRNPGRVETIFRSLMNVVPSHLLDRALFDFAAVAAGAMPHDASAVDIGFDVDVNLERAIDAGTAVRAGTIPLLPAADKAGERG; the protein is encoded by the coding sequence ATGAACGCGCCTGACCCGAAGCTGCTGGAGCGCCAGCGGCGAGAAGCCATCAAGCTGGAGAAGCGGCTGTGCCGCCTCGCCGGGCAGGCGATCGGCGACTTCGGAATGATCGAGGCCGGCGATCGGGTGATGGTCTGTCTGTCCGGCGGCAAGGACAGCTACGGGCTGCTCGATATCCTGATGAAGCTGCGCGAGCGCGCGCCGATCGACTTCGAGATCGTCGCGGTCAACCTCGACCAGCGGCACCCGGGCTTCCCGGAGCATGTGCTGCCCGATTACCTGACGGCCCTCGGCGTGCCGTTCCGCATCGAAGTGCAGGACACCTATTCGATCGTCAAGCGGGTGATCCCCGAGGGCAAGACGATGTGCTCGCTCTGTTCTCGGCTGCGTCGCGGCGTGCTGTACCGCGTGGCATCGGAGATCGGCGCGACGAAGATCGCGCTTGGCCATCATCGAGACGACATCCTCGAGACCTTCTTCCTGAACCTGTTCTTCGGCGGCAAGCTGAAATCGATGCCGCCGAAGCTCGTGTCCGATGACGGCAGGCATGTCGTGATCCGGCCGCTCGCCTACGCGGCAGAGGACGACCTCGAGGCCTATGCGTGCCTGCGGGCGTTCCCGATCATCCCCTGCGATCTGTGCGGGTCGCAGGAGACGCTGCAGCGCAAGCAGGTCAAGGCGATGCTGCGCGAATGGGACAAGCGCAATCCCGGCCGGGTCGAGACCATCTTCCGCAGCCTGATGAACGTGGTGCCGTCGCACCTGCTCGACCGCGCGCTGTTCGACTTCGCGGCGGTGGCAGCGGGCGCGATGCCGCACGATGCCTCCGCCGTGGACATCGGTTTCGACGTCGACGTGAACCTGGAGCGGGCGATCGATGCAGGCACGGCCGTGCGCGCCGGCACCATCCCGCTGCTGCCGGCAGCCGACAAGGCCGGCGAGCGCGGGTAG